A region of Candidatus Desulfarcum epimagneticum DNA encodes the following proteins:
- a CDS encoding D-sedoheptulose 7-phosphate isomerase, translating into MAKNIEAAVLLLKDNLLNGGKVLTAGNGGSASDAEHIVGELMKGFRLKRELTDLQKQDIRRLCPDETDEIAGNLQQAIPAISLVSGVALPTAFSNDLNGDYVFAQQLYGLGNKGDVLIAISTSGNSVNIINAAKVAKVKGVHIIGLTGRSGGELSGFTDICIKAPADDVAEIQEFHLPIYHCICSQIESELFGQGCK; encoded by the coding sequence ATGGCTAAAAACATAGAGGCCGCTGTTTTATTGTTGAAAGACAACCTGTTAAATGGAGGAAAGGTTCTCACGGCAGGAAATGGAGGGAGCGCCTCAGATGCGGAGCATATTGTCGGCGAATTGATGAAGGGTTTTCGCCTTAAAAGGGAACTGACCGATTTACAAAAACAGGATATCAGACGACTGTGCCCGGATGAAACGGATGAAATCGCGGGCAATCTTCAACAGGCGATTCCCGCCATATCCCTTGTGAGCGGCGTTGCCTTGCCCACCGCTTTTTCCAATGATCTCAATGGGGATTATGTTTTTGCCCAGCAACTGTATGGCCTTGGAAATAAAGGAGATGTTTTGATCGCCATCTCAACTTCCGGAAATTCCGTCAATATCATCAATGCGGCAAAGGTGGCGAAGGTCAAAGGGGTTCATATTATTGGATTGACCGGGAGATCCGGAGGGGAATTGTCTGGATTCACGGATATATGTATCAAGGCGCCGGCTGATGATGTCGCTGAAATTCAGGAGTTTCATCTCCCGATTTATCATTGCATATGCAGTCAGATTGAGAGCGAGCTTTTTGGGCAGGGTTGTAAATAG